The proteins below come from a single Lineus longissimus chromosome 5, tnLinLong1.2, whole genome shotgun sequence genomic window:
- the LOC135488290 gene encoding protein O-mannosyl-transferase TMTC2-like produces the protein MDRSVVVTSTVAVILYLNTLTADFAYDDSRAIKKNQDLLPDTPIINVFYDDFWGTPLTHSGSHKSYRPLCVLSFRLNYYLHGLNPMGYHLGNIILHALVTGLFTHLAGIVLRRKLAALFAGLLFAAHPVHTEAVAGIVGRADVGCCLFFLLSLLSYMKYCKFRDKDRPFAQRWAFLVGTAIFTAASLLTKEQGVTVLAVCAIYDIFIQNKIPPKYIYYIFTKKKYRGLLEGLSWLVLCGISMVAFRLYFMEKTPPEFAPADNPASDSDSYVTRTLTYFLLPTFNFWLCVCPRVLSFDWSMEAIPLVERFTDPRNMFTVIFYSAVGYFAFFILKSFHVKGEGSKDSFNGNGFAHHIGGSHTYHKPHISHKSRKHLRRNSSSSTDSNEDDSHSVQEVSSRTIEVMILSIALIVFPFIPATNLFFYVGFVIAERVLYIPSLGFCLLVSHGAHILYKHCQRKKHFGQSVVACCAVLVAMFSMKTVVRNMDWESEENLYRSGISINPPKAWGNLANIFNSRGMVKEAEESYRAALTYRGNMADVHYNLGILLQEQKRYQEAIESYTLAINFRPRLTMAHLNLGIVFGILGKNAEAEKAYTHCSNIDISGLKDPRLHESTKISALFNLGRLLSDQERPAEAVQVYQQAIRRRPPHYAPQSLYNMLGEAYMKLQNMEEAEFWYKEALKAKPEHVPAHLTMAKLMQKRGRLADAEEWFKKAQKLDPKDSSVFQHYAQYLADVGRTKEAAEMNLQALRLTPEDFELVFNTANSLRQAGQNLDAEKYYKRAADLKPDMATAHMNLGAMYHYNNKLEEAEKSYLRALNLKPDDTLTQENLKKLRNLMRTKGKREGSR, from the exons TCGTGCTATAAAGAAAAACCAAGACCTCCTGCCGGACACGCCAATAATCAACGTATTCTATGACGATTTCTGGGGTACACCTCTGACGCATAGCGGATCACACAAGTCATACCGGCCATTATGCGTGCTCTCTTTCCGCCTCAACTACTACCTTCATGGGTTGAATCCCATGGGCTACCACCTGGGCAACATCATACTACACGCCCTAGTCACTGGACTTTTCACACACTTGGCCGGAATAGTCCTGAGAAGAAAACTCGCAGCGTTGTTTGCGGGACTTCTTTTTGCCGCGCATCCTGTGCACACAGAAGCAGTTGCGGGGATCGTCGGCCGAGCTGATGTCGgatgttgtttattttttctgCTCTCTTTGCTGTCTTATATGAAATACTGCAAGTTTCGGGACAAGGATCGGCCATTTGCCCAGCGTTGGGCCTTTCTCGTAGGAACTGCCATATTTACTGCTGCTAGCCTGTTGACCAAGGAGCAGGGAGTGACCGTGCTGGCAGTCTGTGCCATATATGACATTTTTATACAGAATAAGATACCACCAAAATACATATATTATATTTTTACTAAG aaaaaataCCGGGGGCTGCTGGAGGGTTTatcatggcttgtgttgtgTGGGATCTCAATGGTTGCGTTCCGTTTATACTTCATGGAGAAGACACCACCAGAATTCGCACCAGCGGACAATCCGGCATCAGACTCTGACAGTTATGTGACAAGGACGTTAACATACTTTCTGCTTCCTACGTTTAACTTCTGGTTATGTGTTTGTCCGAGAGTGCtcagttttgattggtcaatggaGGCCATACCGCTAGTGGAACGATTCACGGACCCGAGGAATATGTTTACGGTGATATTTTATAGCGCGGTGggatattttgcattttttatCTTAAAATCATTCCATGTGAAAGGAGAAGGCTCAAAGGATAGTTTTAACGGGAATGGCTTTGCGCATCATATAGGCGGGAGCCACACCTACCACAAGCCGCATATATCACACAAAAGTAGAAAACACTTGCGGCGTAATTCATCAAGTTCGACCGATAGTAACGAAGACGATTCACATAGTGTCCAAGAGGTGTCGTCTCGGACAATCGAAGTCATGATCTTGTCGATTGCGCTCATTGTATTCCCTTTTATCCCAGCGACAAATTTATTTTTCTACGTCGGGTTCGTGATAGCGGAGCGAGTGTTGTATATACCCAGTTTAGGATTCTGTTTGCTCGTTTCACATGGTGCTCATATTCTGTATAAACATTGCCAACGGAAAAAACATTTCGGCCAATCGGTTGTTGCCTGCTGTGCAGTGCTCGTGGCGATGTTTAGCATGAAAACGGTGGTGCGGAACATGGACTGGGAGAGTGAAGAGAATCTATATCGATCGGGCATATCGATAAACCCCCCAAAAG CGTGGGGAAACTTAGCTAATATATTCAATTCACGAGGCATGGTCAAAGAGGCAGAAGAGTCATATCGTGCAGCGCTAACATATCGAGGGAACATGGCTGATGTTCATTATAACCT TGGCATTCTATTACAAGAGCAGAAAAGGTATCAAGAAGCGATAGAAAGCTACACCCTAGCTATCAACTTCAGGCCGAGGCTAACAA TGGCTCATCTGAATCTTGGGATTGTCTTTGGTATTCTGGGGAAGAATGCTGAAGCAGAGAAG GCTTACACCCATTGCTCAAACATCGACATATCAGGCCTAAAAGATCCTCGACTTCATGAGAGTACGAAGATCTCTGCTCTATTCAACCTCGGGCGTTTGCTTAGCGACCAAGAGAGACCTGCTGAGGCAGTACAGGTCTATCAGCAGGCCATTCGGCGACGCCCGCCGCATTACGCCCCGCAGAGTCTTTATAACATGTTAG GGGAGGCCTATATGAAACTTCAAAACATGGAAGAAGCTGAGTTCTGGTACAAGGAGGCCCTGAAGGCTAAGCCCGAGCATGTGCCTGCCCACCTGACCATGGCCAAGCTCATGCAGAAGAGGGGACGACTGGCTGACGCTGAGGAGTGGTTCAAGAAGGCACAGAAGCTGGATCCCAAAGATAGCAGTGTGTTCCAGCACTATG CTCAATACTTAGCCGACGTTGGACGAACGAAGGAAGCAGCAGAGATGAACCTCCAGGCGCTCCGACTGACCCCTGAGGACTTTGAGCTCGTTTTCAACACTGCCAACTCCCTGAGACAGGCCGGTCAGAATCTGGATGCGGAAAAATATTACAAGCGGGCGGCTGATCTCAAACCTGAT ATGGCCACTGCCCACATGAATCTTGGTGCAATGTATCACTACAACAATAAACTCGAGGAGGCAGAGAAAAGCTACCTGCGGGCTCTGAATTTGAAGCCAGATGACACTCTGACGcaagaaaatctgaaaaagttaCGCAATCTTATGAGAACGAAAGGCAAACGCGAGGGAAGCAGATGA